In Bacillus thuringiensis, the DNA window CAGCAGTTATTTTTTCATTCATGATTGCAGCAATTGTTTGTGGATTTGCAGCGTTATGTTATGCAGAGGTTGCATCTACACTTCCTGTTTCAGGTAGTGTGTACACATATTCATATGCAACAATTGGTGAGTTTGTTGCCCATTTAATGGGATGGACATTGTTATCCGTATATGTCGTAACAACTGCCGCAGTAGCTGGCGGATGGACGGGTTATTTCAATAACTTAGTGAGTGGATTAGGACTTGAAATTCCTAAAGCCTTGTTAACGATTCCATCGCAAGGTGGTATGGTGAACTTACCCGCAATTATCGTTACGTTGGTGATAACTTGGTTATTATCACGAGGTACAAAAGAAAGTAAGCGTGTGAATAACATAATGGTATTAATTAAAATTGGTATTGTTGTTTTATTCATTGCAGTTGGTGTATTCTACGTGAAACCAGAAAACTGGATACCATTTGCACCGTATGGCATAAGTGGAGTTTTCGCCGGAGGAGCAGCAGTATTCTTCGCTTTCTTAGGATTTGATGCATTAGCAACTTCTGCTGAAGAAGTAAAAAATCCGCAGCGGGATCTACCGATTGGTATTATTGCTTCATTAGTCATTTGTACAATCATTTATGTTGTCGTTTGTCTAGTTATGACAGGAATGGTTTCTTACAAGGAATTAGATGTACCGGAAGCAATGGCTTATGTACTAGAAGTTGTAGGACAAGATAAAGTGGCTGGTGTAATTGCTATTGGAGCTGTAATTGGTATTATGGCTGTAATTTTCGCATACATCTACGCTACGACACGTGTATTCTTCGCTATGAGCCGTGACGGTTTGTTGCCAAAATCTTTTGCGAAAATTAACAAGAAAACAGAAGCACCAACATTTTCAGTTTGGTTAACAGGAATTGGTAGTGCTTTAATTGCCGGATTTATCGATTTAAAAGAATTGTCGAATTTAGCGAATATTGGAGCGTTATTAACATTTGCGATGGTTGGTGTAACTGTCATCATTCTTCGTAAAACGCATCCGAAATTACAACGTGGATTTATGGTACCACTTGTACCGATCTTACCGATTATTTCAGTTGCATGCTGTCTATTCTTAATGGTAAATTTACCGTTAAAAACATGGATATACTTCGGTGTTTGGTTAGCAATCGGAGTAGTTGTATACTTTGTTTATTCGAAAAAACATAGTCATTTAAAAGAAGATGGAAGTTCGCAGGATAATTTAGAACAAGCTAATTAAAAGCTTAATTAAAAGGGATATAAGTATAGTAAGCCTTGTGCGTCTAGGGAACGCGCAAGGCTTTTTCTTTTGTGCAAAATGTACATCCTTTCTTGTATGAGAATGTAATGGATGCGGAAAATATGTGTAAGCCTTATTAAAATGTGAACAAAATGTTCGGAAAAATGTATGAGATTTCATTGACACATATGAATAGACGCTCATATAATAAGAGTATAAGATATATGAACGATTGTTCATATGTTCAAATAAAGAGGTGAGCTATAATGGCTGGAAATAAAGTAGAAGCACCACAAGAAACATGTTCTCAAACGATAATTCATGAAGAAGTTGTTGATCAAGTAAAACAAACTATTCCAACTGATGAAAGTTTAAGTAAAGTAGCAGAATTATTTAAAGTATTAGGTGACCGTACACGTACAAGAATATTACATGCGTTATTTGAAGCTGAAATGTGTGTTTGTGATTTAGCGTATTTATTGGGAATGACACAATCATCTATTTCACACCAGCTTCGTGTGTTAAAGCAAGCGAAACTTGTAAAGAATCGTAAAGAAGGAAAGGTCGTTTACTATTCGTTAGCTGACCAGCACGTAATTCATATCTTCGAGCAAGCGTTTGAACACGTAAACGAGGAAGAATAAAAAAAGAACGCGAGGAGGGAGAACGATGGCTGAAGCATTAGTGAAAAAGAAACTGATGTTAGAAGGTTTAGATTGTGCGAACTGTGCAATGAAAATTGAAAAAGGTGTTGGGAATATAGAAGGAGTAAATTCTTGCTCTGTAAATTTCGCGACAAAAACAATGGTTTTAGAAACAGCACAAAATAAAGAAAGCGAAGTTGTTACAGAAGCGAAACAACTCGTTACAAAATTAGAACCGCACATTAAAGTGCAAGAAGAAAAAAATACAAAAGTGGCAAAAGAAGTGTTTATATTAGAAGGTTTAGATTGTGCAAACTGTGCGATGAAGATTGAAAATAAAGTGAAAGAAATGCCGACTATTTCAGCAGCAACTGTTGATTTCGTATCAAAGAAATTACGAGTTGAAGTAGCGAATAAAAGAGAATTAGAAGCGACTGTAGCGAATATAACAAATGTCGTTCAAAAGTTAGAACCAGATGTGAAAGTCGTTCGTGAAGAAAAGGGTGGTCATGACCACGAACATAGTCACGACCATGGTGAAGCAAATGTGAAAAAGATGGTAGGACGATTAGTGATCGGCGGAATTTTGACAGCAATTGCTGCATTAGCAGGCTTACCACAAATGATAACAATTCCGTTATTCGTCCTTGCGTATTTATTAATAGGTGCAGATATTGTCTGGAGAGCGGTAAGAAACATAACTCGTGGTCAAGTGTTTGACGAAAATTTCTTAATGGCAATTGCAACACTAGGAGCTTTTGCAATTCAACAATATTCAGAAGCTGTTGCAGTAATGCTGTTTTATCAAGTAGGAGAACTATTCCAAAGTATTGCGGTAAATCGTTCTCGAAAATCAATTACTTCATTAATGGATATTCGTCCTGATTATGCGAATGTAAAAGTTGGAAATGAAACGAAACAAGTATCACCAGAAGATGTGCAAATTGGTGATTATATTATCGTTAAACCAGGTGAGAAAGTAC includes these proteins:
- a CDS encoding amino acid permease, producing the protein MANLFKKKSVTQLLGESKSKTLTKTLGAFDLTMLGIGAIIGTGVLVLTGLVAARDAGPAVIFSFMIAAIVCGFAALCYAEVASTLPVSGSVYTYSYATIGEFVAHLMGWTLLSVYVVTTAAVAGGWTGYFNNLVSGLGLEIPKALLTIPSQGGMVNLPAIIVTLVITWLLSRGTKESKRVNNIMVLIKIGIVVLFIAVGVFYVKPENWIPFAPYGISGVFAGGAAVFFAFLGFDALATSAEEVKNPQRDLPIGIIASLVICTIIYVVVCLVMTGMVSYKELDVPEAMAYVLEVVGQDKVAGVIAIGAVIGIMAVIFAYIYATTRVFFAMSRDGLLPKSFAKINKKTEAPTFSVWLTGIGSALIAGFIDLKELSNLANIGALLTFAMVGVTVIILRKTHPKLQRGFMVPLVPILPIISVACCLFLMVNLPLKTWIYFGVWLAIGVVVYFVYSKKHSHLKEDGSSQDNLEQAN
- a CDS encoding ArsR/SmtB family transcription factor; its protein translation is MAGNKVEAPQETCSQTIIHEEVVDQVKQTIPTDESLSKVAELFKVLGDRTRTRILHALFEAEMCVCDLAYLLGMTQSSISHQLRVLKQAKLVKNRKEGKVVYYSLADQHVIHIFEQAFEHVNEEE